Sequence from the Nitrospirota bacterium genome:
TTGGGTATGAAAGTAATACCGATAGATTGAAGGAGGCTCCATGGCGCAGATCATAACGTCTTCCGTCACAACGAAGGGGCAGATCACCCTGCCCAAGGAAGTGCGCAAGAAATGGGGGATCCGCCCTGGACGCGATCAGGTGGGTTTTCGGCTTTCGCCGAGCGGCCGGGTGGAAGTGGTCCCGGTTCAGGTGGAGGAGAGGCCGTGGAAATTCAGCAAGAGGGAATGGGACAGGATCGCCAAGCTGAGAAGGGAGCGGGGCAGGGTGTTCCGATCCGCCGGGGAGGCGTCGAAGTTCCTTGAGTCCTTGTAGTGCAGTTTGAGTTCAAGCCTTCCTTCCTCAGACTGGTTGAAAAGCTCGGGCCGGGGGAGAGGAAGCGGAAGGTCGTCCAAGCCACGCAGTCCCTCATGGTGGCCCTCGAAGAACGGACGCCGCCGGCTCCCGGCCTCGGGCTCAAGCGTTTGAGGGGGAAGTTCTGGGAGGTCAGGGCCGGCCTGGGGGACCGTGTAATCTTGCACTGGGAGAAGGACGTGATTGGGTTCGTGCTTGTTGGCGATCACAAAGCCGTGAGGAGGTTCCTGAAGACGCTCTGAAAGTGAGGCTGTATCCGGGGATCGAAGTTGGTAACGCGGAATTGCAGGGAGGGGATCACCCTACAGGCAATTCCGTTCCCTTCGGGAGAAGTAGCCCGGCGATACAGGTTCCGAATAGAGAAGTAAACGGAAGTCTGATTTTGACTGCATCCGGCGGTCTGCGTACGCTGCGCGGGTGCGAAACACGATCCAACATGCCATCGACGCCTTTCTGGACGAAATCCGGCTTCGGCCGTCGAAGGAAACACCGCATACGTACGCCTCGGCGTTGCGAGCGTTTCAACTTTTTCTACGAGGGGAGGGGATCGATCCGAGAAAATCGGCGCTCCAACGCCTGACGGTCGATCACTTCCTCGGCGTACCGCACTATCTCAAACGAGAGCATTTCCGGAAGCGCCCGAATGATTACACGATTGCCACCTATCTGGCGGTCTACCTCTCATGGCTCAGGTTCCTTATCCGGCAGGAAATGCACCCGGCACTCGGTCGCGGAAGCGAGCGCATCCGCGCGATGTACCGCGGGCTCAGACCACGAGGTCGGCGCCTCCCCCGTGCGCTGACCGACAGGGAAGTCCGCATCATGGTGCGAGCCGCGTACGACCAGACTTCGGGAAGAGACCGTCAAGCGAGAATCAAGCGCCTGCGGGACATTGCCCTTGTCCACACCCTGCGCTGCGCCGGTGGAAGAATAGGGGAGGTGGTAGGGGCAGTCGTGGAAGATTTGGATTCCAAGAACCGCAGTCTGCGCATTACGGGGAAGGGGAACAGGCAGCGGCTACTGTTCTTCGATCGTTTTGGATGGGACGCGCTGATGGCGTATCTCGACAAGCGTGGGAAGCGGGAACCCATCCGGTCTGCCACGCCGGCGCCCATCTTCTGCCGGCACAACCGGGGCAGCGGCGAGAAAATGCACCGGCTCAGCCAGCGAGGCGCCCGCAACGTCATCCAGGCCCTGGCGAAGGACGCCGGAATCCGCGAACGAGTGAGTCCCCATCGGCTTCGCCATTTTGTAGGGAAGCGAATCCTCGAAAAAACCGGTGATCTGGCCGCGACCCAGGACCTCCTCGGTCATGCCTCGCCGGTGACCACGCGGATCTATTCTCATCTGGTCGCTTCGAGGCTCCGCGAAGCCCACCGCAAAGCCTTCCCGGAGTGATCCGACGCAGACGGGATACGCAGCCTGGCAGCGATCAACGCGGGGTTGGGCTCCGGACGGGCAGGGGTTTTCTTTCTATATAGAAAGCGCTATCCTTGAACCATGGCGAGAAAGACCTTCCAGCGTTCCCTCGGCGCGCACTTGCCGACCGGCACGACACAGGTTGTCTTGTTCATACCCGGCTTGGATCGTGATGGGCAAGCGATCGACCAGGCTCGTTGGCGAAACTCGGCCCTGGAAACCCTCGGGCGTCTTTTCCGAGGGGCAACGGCTTTCCCACCGTCGGAGGGGGTCTGGCGTGACGACGAGAGAGCGGGAAAGCTGCTCTTTGAATCGGTAGTCATGGTGCTTTCCTACGTGAACCCCGCGGACCTCACTGGGAAAGCGCTCGCGGAGCTCAGGAGATTCCTGCACGACTTCGGACGGGAGACGAACCAGGGGGAGGTAGGTGTAATCGTTGGTGGGTCGTATTACGGTATTTCCCGGTACGATCCCGCCCAAAGGATAGGGAGGTGACACAATGACCAAAGCACGGAACGAGAAGCAATCAGCGATAGGGGCCCAGCTCGGTGCAAACCGGGTAGTCAGCCTCGGACGGTCACAATCCCAGGGCCCTCTGGATTGGGTCCTGCTTGGCCAAGAACTGGCCGGGCGGCTGATCCCGGTCGGCGGCAGGCCGAGCGATCCGGCATGGGACATTCAGCGATTGGTGCCCTTCAATTCCAAGACGTGGACGAGGCTGAAGAAACTGGCGACCAGGCTCAGCAGATCGGGTAGGAAAGTCAGCCCGGCCCAGCTTGCCTCCAGTCTGATCGAAAGGGAGTTGGGGCGGCTGCGAACTTGAGTGCTTCCCGACCGAAACGGCTCCGCGCAGCGGCCAAGGTTCCGGTTGGTCGAGATCCTGCAAAAGAATCAAGCAGCCAACCGATTCATGTCTGTCGCGCTGTGCAGGTGAGGGCAGCGGTTTCAGGAGGCCCGCTTGACACGCGGATGAATAGTCGGGAGGATGTGGGCGGATGAAATGGATCCACGAGGTAAACGATGAAGACACACGAACTCCTGGTTGAGCTTCAAAGGCTCAAGGCGGTCAAGGGCGTTTATGACGCCGTCTTGCAAGCTGCAACAGGCGAGGTTGCCGAGCGAAGCTGGGGCAGGCGCACGCGGGAGAAGGGCGAGGAGGTCCAGAGGCTTCATCCGAAGCTCAACCTGAACGATATCCGCAAGAAACGCGAGGGAGTGGTGGCCGCCATCCGCAAATTGGAGGGCCAAATCCGGGACGCGAACCACCGGACCGGCGCCGCCCCTTTGCTCAAGCGCGCGGCCGAAATTGACACGGACCTGAAGGAGCGTACGGCCCGGCTGACGAGCGCCGTACACTATTTCAAATCGGACGGCCGGCCGAAGGACGACCCGATGGAGATCGTCCGTGAGATGATGACGCTCAACGACGAGCGGGCGAAGCTCCGAAAAGAGTTGCAGAAGCTCAACTTCGCCGGATGAACAATTTGGGGACGGTCCCTACGGAGTGCGTTCGATTCTTCCCTGAGACTCAACCGGGGACGCATTCTTTACGCCGAGATCACCGGTGAGAGCCTTAGATGGCGCTGCCCAGAACGGCAACCCCCTTATCGGTTGTTTGTTATCGGTTGGCGCTGATTCGTAATCGCACTGTTGATTGTTGATTATTCGGCGGGACCGATCCCCGTCCCTATTGAAGCCGCACCCTCCCTTCCAGTCCCGGGCGAGGGCTCAGGCCCGTCACCACGCGGATCTATTCTCATCTGGTTTCTTCGCGGCTCCGGGAAGCTCACCGTAGAGCCTTCCCGGACTGACACCACAGTCCGTGGCCCGTAAAGCGGGCCGTGCATTACTCCAGCAACCTCGCCAAGGGAATGGCGAAGACACCCTTTTCGATTTCAGCCCACTCCCGCCCGTTGTAGGCCAGAATCGCCGCTCCGCAATTCTTGTGGGCATCTTTGAACGCCATGAGACCGGCGACGGAAGCGTTGTCCCATCTGGATGACCCCTTGATCTCCAACGCAAGCGTGTGTCCTTTCCACTCGATCACGGTATCCACCTCGTATCGACCTTGGACGTGCCAGTAGTAGACCCGAGCCCCCGGCAGCATCGACGACGCCATCGCCAAGACATTCTGCATGACGTACGTTTCGAGCAGGCGCCCCCAAAGCCAAGTGTCACCCGGTCCCGTCTCGACGTCGACGCCTGCCAGATACGCCGCCAGGCCGGAATCGGACAGGTAACATTTCGGGGACTTGATGAGCCGGGCTGAACGGCTCCGGGCATAGGGCGGGATCTCATGCACGATGTGCGAAAGGACCATCAGGTCCAGGTAGCGGCGCGTCGTCACATGGTTAAGGCGGGCGTCTCGACCGACCTCGGTCAGGTTGAGGATGCTTCCCGTCCGCAGGGCCGTCAGGTGCAGGAGTCGACGAAACGGAAGCAGGTCCGGCAGCTGACGCAACTCCCGGAGATCGCGCTCCAAGTAGGTCTGCTCGAACCCACTGAACCAGACATCCGGCTCCGCAGCATCCCCTAAGACCACCGACGGCATGCCGCCCCGCAAGATCTCGGAAGGGGCGACTATTCCCTTCCGCTCCGGTATGCGAGCGCACAAATTCCTGATCGCCTCTTCTTGGCCGCTCGAACCCTTGCCGCCGCCACCCTTCCCCAAGGCCTTGATGATCCTGATCAAGAGCGGTTCTTCCTTTCCGCCGGATCGCACTTCCGACCGGGTGAACGGGTGGAGCGTGAGGTAGACGGCTCTGCCCGCCAATGAATCCGAGACGTTCCGCATGAGGAGGAAGTTGGCCGAACCGGTCAGGACAAATTGTCCCGGCCTGCGGTGTTCATCCACCTCCCGCTTGATGGCGAGTAGGAGCTCGGGGCACCGCTGGGCTTCGTCTATCGTGAACCGCTCCGCCCGCCGAACGAAGTCCTCCGGATTGCGCCGCGCCGCTTCCAGATGGGCGAGATCGTCTAGGGACACGAAAGCCCGCCCCTTGAAAAGCGGATCCATCCTCACGAGGGTGGTCTTGCCGGCCTGTCTCATGCCGCTGATCACCACCACTGGCATGCTCTTCATCGCCCGTTCCAGAGCCGGAACGAGGAGGCGGGACTTATAGGGAGTCATGATTGAACAGTATGAGTTCCAATTCAGTACATGTCAAGAGTTTCGCTTCCGGCCCTATAACCCAGAGAGGATGTGCCGTCACACACGGCCGGTCCCCCGAGTCCGTGATTTACGGCACAGACGGAAAGTGGTAGGTATGGTAGGGGGTAAGAGATGGAAAGGAACATGTTCAAGCGTGTGCGGGGCTTGGGCATCGCAGTAACCCTCACCCTGTTCGCGACCTCCTGCCAGAAATCCTCGACTGGTACAGGCGCGGCTACGACCACTGTTCCCGAAGACGGAATCCCAATGACCGTGGCCATTCCGCTCACACCAGAGCAGGCCACCGCTCTCACCGGCATCAGCGAGATGAGCAGGATTGACGAACTTTCAAGAACCGACGAGATGTCGCGCGTGGATGAACTCTCCCGCGTTGACGAAGGAATACGCGGTGTCGCACTCGACATCGAAGTGGACGGCCAAGCCATCGGGCAGGGAATACGTGGCTCGCTCAAATCCGGTGTTCGCGGCGGCATCCGGGGCGTGGAGCAATCGGGCGTCAGGGGTGCGGAAGCGGGAGGCATACGCGGCTCCCCACGTCGTCAAGCCGACGAGCCGCTGTTTGTATTCGAGGCGACCTTCTCCTTCCCCATCCATCTTGCGCGCGACGGCGACCAGAGCGTCAGGACAAAAATGCGTTCAACGGAAAACCCGAACGTCGAGTTCTTGACCGTCACCACGCAGGTGGAGGTGAAACCCACGTCGGATGGCGGAGTGGCTACGCAGGTGGCCGTTTCGGACAACGCCATCAATCTGAGTCAGGTGGACCTGAAGGATTCAGGAGACGGGGTTTCCGTACTCACCAAGGTGCTGGTCGCGGGTGTGGATGCCGCTCTCGACCCGTCTACCAAAGTTGACGAGGCCTCGGTGAAAGCGGTTTACGAGCAGTACGCGCAGAAGCTCGAACAGACCATGCTGGCGCAGGGCTATTCCGTGACCGTGGACGTGTCGCACGTCGATCTCACCCCACCGGATACATTCGTGAGCCGTGAGCCTTCAGCCGTAAACAGCGTTGTGTTCAAGTTCACGTGCAACGAGACCTACTGCACGTACCGCTGCTCGCTTGAGGGTTCCACCTTTGCGCCCTGCTTAAGCCCCTTCACGCCCGCGCCCGCTCCCGGCGAGCGGACATTGCGCGTCGCGGCCTCCGACAAGTTGGGGAACACCGACCAGACCCCGGCTTCCGTCACGTTCTACTCGGACACCACGCCCCCCGAAGCCATTTCCATCACCATCGAGAACGGGGCGGAGTTCATCAATAGGACGCTCGTGAACGCAGCCGTCAAGGCGACCGACGACAATCCGATGGAGATGCTGCTCGCCCAAGACACCGGCTTGTTCGAGGTGAAGACGGTTATTTGGGTTCCGTATGCGGAACAGACGAAGTTTTCCATGCCGACCGGGGACGGCAAGAAGACCGTCTACGTGCAATTCCGGGACAAGGCGGGCAACCGGAGCAAGATCATCTCGGATGACATCATTCTCGATACCAAGCCGCCGGATACGACGGTCACCTGCCCGCCATCGCTCACCAATGCCAACACCGCCTCCATCGCGTTTGCATGCACGAATAATTCCCCCTCTCCCCTTGCGGGAGAGGGCGGGGGTGAGGGGTGCTCCTTCCTCTGCCAACTCGACACCGGCACCGCCGCCCCATGCACCAACCCCGTGGCCGCCGCGAATCTCGCCGAGGGTGCACATGCCTTTGAAGTCAAAGCCAGGGACAAGGCGGGCAACATCGACACCACCTCCGCGACCTGTTCGTGGGTCGTTGATACGACGCCGCCCGACACGGCGATTTCCACGGCTCCGGCAAGCGCGACGAACTCCACCAGCGCGAGCTTCTCGTTTACTTCTCCCGATACGGGAGCGGCCTTCGAGTGCGAGCTTGATACGGCAGGCTTCGCCGCTTGCGTAACCCCGAAGGCGTATACAGGTCTGGCCGCAGGTTCGCACACGTTCAAGGTTCGAGCACGGGACGCCGCAGGTAATGTGGATGCAACTCCCGCGACCCACACATGGACCATCGATCTGACGCCGCCCACTGTAGCGATCAGCTCTCAGCCGTCAGCGGTCAGCAACGCGACGTCTGCGACGTTCACGTTCACGTGCAACGAATCTTCGTGCACGTTCACGTGCAGCCTCAATGCCGCCGCTCACGCAGCCTGCACATCCCCCAAGAGCTACATAGGCCTCGCCGATGGCTCGCACACATTCGAGCTCAAAGCCACGGACGCCGTTGGAAACACCTCCTCAGCCGTCTCTTACACGTGGACCATCGACGCGACGGCTCCTTCCGCGCCCGTAGCCGGAAACATCACGGTCACTCAGAACGCCCCCGGCACCGCCGACACGATCCAAGGCCCGGCAGGATCGGTGGAGGGATCAGCTATTGTGAAAGTATGGGCCGATGCGCTTCTCACGAGTCTACTCGGTCAGGGTACGGCCTCCGCGAGCGGTATTTTCGGTGCCATCAGCATCGGCGACAACACCAGTGCCACGGTCTACATCACCGCCACCGACGCCGCCGGGAACCAGTCCTCTTCCACCAGCAAAACGAACGACATTACTCCGCCCGTACTCTCGCTAACCAATGTGGAAGGGGACGGCACTTCCCCGTATGTTGACACGGCGAACGACGCGAACACGGACATCGCGATCTCTGCCGGCGAGGCGACCTCGTGCAAATGGGACACTACCGACATCGCCTACGGGAGCATGGCGAACACGTGCACGTCCACAAGCCTCTGCACGGTCACGGGCGCTACAACCGATGGCACCAGTTATACGAGATACATCTCCTGTGTGGACGCCGCCGGAAACTTCAACTCCGCGACGAACAATCTGGACGTTTCATGGACCAACGATTGGAGTCCGCCCGCTATCTCCATCACCAACATCGAAGGCGATGCGGCAGCAACGTACTACGACGCCGTGAACGATACGAATACGGACATCGCCATCTCGCCTTCCGATAGCTCGACCGTGACCACCTGCAAGTGGGACACGACCGACGTCGCCTATGGTTCGATGGCCAATACGTGTACGTCCACGAGCCTTTGCACCATCACCGGCGCGGCCACGGACGGCACCGCCTACACCCGCTACGTAGCCTGTATCGACTCCCTCGGCAACGCGAATGACGCGACGAACAACCTCGCCGTGACTTGGACGAACGACTGGAGCGTCCCCTCCATCTCAATCACCAATGTGGAGGGCGATACCGCCGCCACGTACTACGACATCGTGAACGATACGGACACGGATGTCGCGATCTCCATCACGGACGCCTCCGGGACGACCGCCTGCAAGTGGGACACGACGGACATCGCCTACGGCTCAATGGCCAACGCCTGCGCCTCCACCACCGCCTGCAAGATCACCGGCGCGGCGACGGAGGGGATACCGTATTCCCGA
This genomic interval carries:
- a CDS encoding AbrB/MazE/SpoVT family DNA-binding domain-containing protein, which codes for MAQIITSSVTTKGQITLPKEVRKKWGIRPGRDQVGFRLSPSGRVEVVPVQVEERPWKFSKREWDRIAKLRRERGRVFRSAGEASKFLESL
- a CDS encoding tyrosine-type recombinase/integrase — protein: MRNTIQHAIDAFLDEIRLRPSKETPHTYASALRAFQLFLRGEGIDPRKSALQRLTVDHFLGVPHYLKREHFRKRPNDYTIATYLAVYLSWLRFLIRQEMHPALGRGSERIRAMYRGLRPRGRRLPRALTDREVRIMVRAAYDQTSGRDRQARIKRLRDIALVHTLRCAGGRIGEVVGAVVEDLDSKNRSLRITGKGNRQRLLFFDRFGWDALMAYLDKRGKREPIRSATPAPIFCRHNRGSGEKMHRLSQRGARNVIQALAKDAGIRERVSPHRLRHFVGKRILEKTGDLAATQDLLGHASPVTTRIYSHLVASRLREAHRKAFPE
- a CDS encoding ATP-binding protein, encoding MTPYKSRLLVPALERAMKSMPVVVISGMRQAGKTTLVRMDPLFKGRAFVSLDDLAHLEAARRNPEDFVRRAERFTIDEAQRCPELLLAIKREVDEHRRPGQFVLTGSANFLLMRNVSDSLAGRAVYLTLHPFTRSEVRSGGKEEPLLIRIIKALGKGGGGKGSSGQEEAIRNLCARIPERKGIVAPSEILRGGMPSVVLGDAAEPDVWFSGFEQTYLERDLRELRQLPDLLPFRRLLHLTALRTGSILNLTEVGRDARLNHVTTRRYLDLMVLSHIVHEIPPYARSRSARLIKSPKCYLSDSGLAAYLAGVDVETGPGDTWLWGRLLETYVMQNVLAMASSMLPGARVYYWHVQGRYEVDTVIEWKGHTLALEIKGSSRWDNASVAGLMAFKDAHKNCGAAILAYNGREWAEIEKGVFAIPLARLLE